One window of the Lycorma delicatula isolate Av1 chromosome 3, ASM4794821v1, whole genome shotgun sequence genome contains the following:
- the Psf3 gene encoding DNA replication complex GINS protein Psf3 — protein MLPWRNCKKHYFSVDRILATQEKVPCTFLKNVPETGCLDPSSENGEILKNSKVEIPFWLAKVLANSEFSVVQVEVPKIYKDVCRDILNADASVVDLYKMSKFFYTFGKLISDIDRRESKELQSLLIQTFKERFRQLLDWVQNIGADEIITEKLDFLERQILIDGRAVQIKLNNWLSHGVGLVQPADMVVNHKKRKLVALEGF, from the exons atgctTCCATGGCGGAAttgcaaaaaacattatttttcagtcGATAGAATTTTAGCTACTCAGGAAAAAGTTCCttgtacttttttgaaaaatgtgcCAGAAACAG gtTGTTTGGATCCTTCTTCTGAAAATGgtgaaattctgaaaaattcaaaagttgAAATTCCATTTTGGTTAGCCAAAGTTCTTGCCAATTCCGAATTTTCTGTTGTCCAAGTGGAAGTGCCCAAAATATATAAAGATGTTTGTAG AGATATATTAAATGCAGATGCATCAGTAGTTGATTTAtacaaaatgtcaaaatttttttacacatttggtAAACTTATTTCTGATATAGATCGTAGAGAGTCTAAAGAACTTCAGAGTTTATTAATTCag aCATTCAAAGAAAGGTTTCGTCAGTTATTGGATTGGGTTCAGAATATCGGTGCTGATGAAATCATAACTGAAAAACTGGACTTTTTAGAAAGACAAATTTTGATTGATGGTAGGGCAGTGCAGATTAAACTTAACAATTGGTTGAGTCATGGTGTCGGCTTAGTTCAGCCGGCTGATATGGTTGTAAATCATAAGAAACGTAAACTAGTTGCACTTGAAGGATTCTGA